A stretch of Triticum aestivum cultivar Chinese Spring chromosome 1D, IWGSC CS RefSeq v2.1, whole genome shotgun sequence DNA encodes these proteins:
- the LOC123172307 gene encoding GDSL esterase/lipase EXL3, with amino-acid sequence MAMGMGRATRRMQGSNSVSVLLVSLLLVAAATGVSSRATYTGSSTARAGSTVTATAPPKKHVDGKKQQVPALVVFGDSIVDPGNNNAISTIVKANFAPYGHDFGADHRPTGRFCNGRIPTDFIASRLGLKQLLPAYLAPNLSRHDLLTGVSFASGGTGYDPLTAQLASVISMTDQLRMFDDYKARVRAAAGDAALSEILARGVFAVCAGSDDVANTYFTMRARSSYSHASYASLIVAHATAFLDGLLAAGARRVAVISMPPIGCVPSQRTLSGGMGRECSPGHNEIAELVNAGMGTAVESLKARHPGARVTLMDIYGYLLDMMVRPDGYGFRESRLGCCGTGMMEVAVLCNGVTSAVCGDVEEYLFWDSYHPTEKAYRILVDYVYDNYLKDLIA; translated from the coding sequence ATGGCAATGGGCATGGGGCGTGCAACAAGAAGGATGCAGGGCAGCAACTCCGTGTCGGTCTTGCTGGTGTCGTTGctgctggtggcggcggcgaccggggtttccagccgagccacgtaCACGGGCAGCAGCACCGCACGTGCCGGTTCAACTGTGACGGCGACGGCGCCGCCCAAGAAGCATGTTGATGGGAAGAAGCAGCAGGTGCCGGCGCTggtggtgttcggcgactcgatCGTCGACCCGGGCAACAACAACGCCATCAGCACCATCGTCAAGGCCAACTTCGCGCCCTACGGCCACGACTTCGGCGCCGACCACCGCCCCACCGGCCGCTTCTGCAACGGCAGGATCCCCACCGACTTCATCGCCTCCAGGCTCGGGCTCAAGCAGCTCCTCCCGGCGTACCTGGCCCCGAACCTGTCGCGGCACGACCTGCTCACGGGCGTCAGCTTCGCGTCGGGCGGCACGGGGTACGACCCGCTCACGGCGCAGCTCGCCTCCGTCATCTCCATGACGGACCAGCTCCGCATGTTCGACGACTACAAGGCCAGGGTCCGggccgccgccggcgacgccgcGCTCTCGGAGATCCTCGCCAGGGGCGTGTTCGCGGTGTGCGCCGGCAGCGACGACGTGGCCAACACCTACTTCACCATGCGCGCGCGGAGCTCCTACTCGCACGCCTCCTACGCGTCGCTCATCGTCGCCCACGCCACCGCCTTCCTCGACGGCCTGCTCGCCGCGGGCGCCCGCCGCGTCGCCGTCATCTCCATGCCGCCCATCGGGTGCGTGCCCTCCCAGCGCACGCTCTCGGGCGGCATGGGGCGCGAGTGCTCCCCCGGCCACAACGAGATCGCCGAGCTGGTGAACGCGGGAATGGGCACCGCCGTCGAGTCCCTCAAGGCGAGGCACCCGGGGGCGAGGGTGACGCTGATGGACATCTACGGGTACCTGCTGGACATGATGGTGCGGCCGGACGGGTACGGGTTCAGGGAGTCCAGGCTGGGCTGCTGCGGCACGGGCATGATGGAGGTCGCCGTGCTCTGCAACGGCGTCACGTCGGCGGTGTGCGGGGACGTGGAGGAGTACCTGTTCTGGGACAGCTACCACCCCACCGAGAAGGCCTACAGGATCCTCGTGGACTACGTCTACGACAACTACCTCAAGGACCTCATCGCCTAG